A single region of the Brachypodium distachyon strain Bd21 chromosome 3, Brachypodium_distachyon_v3.0, whole genome shotgun sequence genome encodes:
- the LOC104583543 gene encoding UPF0481 protein At3g47200, which yields MHTCMLVDLLIAGQRSSNGQADFAESQMTVSSSFIDQGQQSSGAAAAPPPPLEEGDDSLITEILTIIPVTLLDTSVSCLISWAGDGIDRGHYIPGLVRIGPLHRQDPSQRSADWVEQVKKDVLRGLLMSHDEAGRREELRSYLEAMEGMEADARRCYNRTFSLMTSKEFARMLLLDGCFLYSRFVSCSVDDITVDRDIIFLLENQIPFFVLEEIHRLLIARGRPDVSVVVLDKVASRVEQVLRCNGYSSTTLDHTSSPPPCHLLHLLYMYFIPAGAGTGSGTVQVPVCWRTVTHCFSTSVMLLKRMLGVGHTNNTSSSSNNTNSNSSNNTNTTSSGVPAPQVHWRTATQYYAAGVRLVKRKLGNGEGEARSILDVEVRGETLHAPCLTVDNNTFRMLRNMVALEQKSLQQRTSHVTAYCLFMSQLASTEKDVELLITKGIIVHLLHSNKDVATGLAGLCDGVVLNAYDPDLCYLRHQQEALEKLCRSSWRKSKAWLRHIKCDNRLKMLAVVAAVVIFIATLLQLLFAGLGYGNGKGH from the exons ATGCATACATGTATGCTTGTCGATCTGTTAATTGCAGGACAGAGGTCCAGTAATGGTCAGGCGGATTTCGCCGAGTCCCAGATGACAGTGTCAAGCAGCTTTATAGATCAAG GGCAGCAGAGCTccggtgcagcagcagcaccaccaccaccactggAGGAGGGCGACGATTCCTTGATAACAGAGATACTAACAATTATTCCGGTGACATTGTTGGACACTAGCGTCTCTTGCCTCATCTCATGGGCCGGCGACGGCATCGACCGTGGCCATTACATACCAGGCCTGGTGCGCATTGGCCCCTTGCACCGGCAGGATCCATCTCAACGATCAGCTGACTGGGTGGAGCAGGTGAAGAAGGACGTGCTCCGTGGCCTGCTGATGAGCCATGATGAAGCAGGACGTCGAGAGGAGCTGAGGAGCTACCTGGAAGCCATGGAAGGCATGGAGGCCGATGCGCGGCGGTGCTACAACAGGACTTTCAGCTTGATGACGAGCAAGGAGTTCGCGCGCATGCTGCTCCTGGACGGGTGCTTCCTCTACTCGCGCTTCGTCTCCTGCAGCGTCGACGACATCACCGTCGACCGCgacatcatcttcctcctAGAGAACCAGATACCTTTCTTCGTCCTCGAGGAAATCCACAGGCTGCTCATCGCACGTGGAAGGCCAGATGTGTCGGTTGTTGTCCTCGATAAGGTGGCCAgccgcgtggaacaagtgctCCGCTGCAATGGCTACAGCTCAACCACGTTGGACCACACATCATCACCTCCTCCTTGTCATCTCCTTCATTTGCTCTACATGTACTTCATCCCTGCAGGTGCCGGTACAGGTTCAGGTACAGTACAGGTCCCTGTTTGTTGGCGCACGGTGACACACTGCTTCTCCACCAGTGTGATGCTCCTGAAGCGAATGCTTGGAGTAGGGCATACTAacaacaccagcagcagcagcaacaacaccaactccaacagcagcaacaacaccAACACCACCAGCAGCGGTGTCCCTGCGCCCCAGGTTCATTGGCGCACTGCGACGCAGTACTATGCTGCCGGGGTGAGGCTCGTGAAGCGGAAGCTGGGCAATGGCGAGGGGGAGGCACGCTCCATCCTAGACGTGGAGGTCAGAGGAGAAACGCTCCATGCCCCTTGCCTGACGGTGGACAACAACACCTTCAGGATGCTGCGCAACATGGTGGCCCTGGAGCAGAAGAGCCTGCAGCAGCGGACCTCCCACGTCACTGCCTACTGCCTCTTCATGTCGCAGCTTGCGAGCACGGAGAAAGACGTGGAGCTGCTCATCACCAAGGGCATCATCGTGCACCTGCTCCACAGCAACAAAGACGTCGCCACGGGCCTCGCTGGCCTCTGCGACGGTGTCGTGCTCAACGCCTATGACCCAGACCTCTGCTACCTTAGGCACCAACAAGAGGCGCTCGAGAAGCTCTGCCGGAGCAGCTGGAGGAAGTCCAAGGCGTGGCTACGGCACATCAAGTGTGACAACCGTTTGAAGATGCTGGCGGTCGTGGCAGCCGTCGTCATCTTCATAGCTACCCTGCTGCAACTGTTGTTTGCTGGACTCGGCTATGGCAATGGCAAAGGCCACTAG
- the LOC112271558 gene encoding uncharacterized protein LOC112271558 isoform X1 has translation MQGGKRREDHGSRSSGRSNEQQQITHRNTLTLATSRPGQPPFMQDHIPSIGSIPENTTTGASGPSLGGVGHPCNSPQDHPANIGSTRQNNTAGVKAPTRGGVGNHPRLLQDHPGNVTPTHENNTMNWRNNGPSRGGVAGDPRIQLQDHPSNVGSSAHENYTTMGHAEILGPDESAP, from the exons ATGCAGGGAGGGAAGAGGAGAGAAGATCATGGCTCAAGATCATCAGGGCGCAGCAATGAGCAACAACAGATTACGC ATAGAAATACTCTAACGCTAGCTACCTCTAGGCCGGGACAGCCTCCATTCATGCAAGATCATATTCCCAGCATAGGTTCAATCCCTGAAAACACCACAACGG GGGCGAGTGGTCCATCGCTTGGTGGTGTTGGGCATCCTTGCAATTCCCCGCAAGATCATCCTGCCAACATCGGCTCAACCCGTCAAAACAACACAGCAG GGGTGAAAGCTCCAACACGGGGTGGAGTTGGGAACCATCCTCGCTTGCTACAAGATCACCCGGGCAATGTAACACCAACCCATGAAAACAACACAATGAATT GGCGGAACAACGGTCCATCACGGGGCGGAGTAGCTGGCGATCCTCGCATCCAGCTGCAGGATCATCCTAGCAATGTAGGATCATCAGCTCACGAAAACTACACAACAATGGGAC ATGCAGAAATCCTTGGACCAGATGAAAGTGCACCATGA
- the LOC112271558 gene encoding uncharacterized protein LOC112271558 isoform X2 yields the protein MQGGKRREDHGSRSSGRSNEQQQITHRNTLTLATSRPGQPPFMQDHIPSIGSIPENTTTGASGPSLGGVGHPCNSPQDHPANIGSTRQNNTAGVKAPTRGGVGNHPRLLQDHPGNVTPTHENNTMNWRNNGPSRGGVAGDPRIQLQDHPSNVGSSAHENYTTMGQILGPDESAP from the exons ATGCAGGGAGGGAAGAGGAGAGAAGATCATGGCTCAAGATCATCAGGGCGCAGCAATGAGCAACAACAGATTACGC ATAGAAATACTCTAACGCTAGCTACCTCTAGGCCGGGACAGCCTCCATTCATGCAAGATCATATTCCCAGCATAGGTTCAATCCCTGAAAACACCACAACGG GGGCGAGTGGTCCATCGCTTGGTGGTGTTGGGCATCCTTGCAATTCCCCGCAAGATCATCCTGCCAACATCGGCTCAACCCGTCAAAACAACACAGCAG GGGTGAAAGCTCCAACACGGGGTGGAGTTGGGAACCATCCTCGCTTGCTACAAGATCACCCGGGCAATGTAACACCAACCCATGAAAACAACACAATGAATT GGCGGAACAACGGTCCATCACGGGGCGGAGTAGCTGGCGATCCTCGCATCCAGCTGCAGGATCATCCTAGCAATGTAGGATCATCAGCTCACGAAAACTACACAACAATGGGAC AAATCCTTGGACCAGATGAAAGTGCACCATGA
- the LOC112271558 gene encoding uncharacterized protein LOC112271558 isoform X3, whose product MQGGKRREDHGSRSSGRSNEQQQITHRNTLTLATSRPGQPPFMQDHIPSIGASGPSLGGVGHPCNSPQDHPANIGSTRQNNTAGVKAPTRGGVGNHPRLLQDHPGNVTPTHENNTMNWRNNGPSRGGVAGDPRIQLQDHPSNVGSSAHENYTTMGHAEILGPDESAP is encoded by the exons ATGCAGGGAGGGAAGAGGAGAGAAGATCATGGCTCAAGATCATCAGGGCGCAGCAATGAGCAACAACAGATTACGC ATAGAAATACTCTAACGCTAGCTACCTCTAGGCCGGGACAGCCTCCATTCATGCAAGATCATATTCCCAGCATAG GGGCGAGTGGTCCATCGCTTGGTGGTGTTGGGCATCCTTGCAATTCCCCGCAAGATCATCCTGCCAACATCGGCTCAACCCGTCAAAACAACACAGCAG GGGTGAAAGCTCCAACACGGGGTGGAGTTGGGAACCATCCTCGCTTGCTACAAGATCACCCGGGCAATGTAACACCAACCCATGAAAACAACACAATGAATT GGCGGAACAACGGTCCATCACGGGGCGGAGTAGCTGGCGATCCTCGCATCCAGCTGCAGGATCATCCTAGCAATGTAGGATCATCAGCTCACGAAAACTACACAACAATGGGAC ATGCAGAAATCCTTGGACCAGATGAAAGTGCACCATGA
- the LOC112271558 gene encoding uncharacterized protein LOC112271558 isoform X4: MQGGKRREDHGSRSSGRSNEQQQITRASGPSLGGVGHPCNSPQDHPANIGSTRQNNTAGVKAPTRGGVGNHPRLLQDHPGNVTPTHENNTMNWRNNGPSRGGVAGDPRIQLQDHPSNVGSSAHENYTTMGHAEILGPDESAP, translated from the exons ATGCAGGGAGGGAAGAGGAGAGAAGATCATGGCTCAAGATCATCAGGGCGCAGCAATGAGCAACAACAGATTACGC GGGCGAGTGGTCCATCGCTTGGTGGTGTTGGGCATCCTTGCAATTCCCCGCAAGATCATCCTGCCAACATCGGCTCAACCCGTCAAAACAACACAGCAG GGGTGAAAGCTCCAACACGGGGTGGAGTTGGGAACCATCCTCGCTTGCTACAAGATCACCCGGGCAATGTAACACCAACCCATGAAAACAACACAATGAATT GGCGGAACAACGGTCCATCACGGGGCGGAGTAGCTGGCGATCCTCGCATCCAGCTGCAGGATCATCCTAGCAATGTAGGATCATCAGCTCACGAAAACTACACAACAATGGGAC ATGCAGAAATCCTTGGACCAGATGAAAGTGCACCATGA